The following proteins come from a genomic window of Populus nigra chromosome 6, ddPopNigr1.1, whole genome shotgun sequence:
- the LOC133695795 gene encoding KH domain-containing protein At4g18375: protein MAGQRNDYGKRSQHSQSDYGGGKRRNPGDDPSDQNTITNEDTVYRYLCPLRKIGSIIGKGGEIAKQLRADSKSNIRISEAMPGYDERIVTIYSSSEETNLFGETGEYVCPAQDALFMVHDRVIAEDLNNAAAEEEEGEDNFGEVQQVTVRMLVPADQIGCVIGKGGQVIQNIRSETSAQIRITKDDHLPPLALSIDELLLIHGEPSAVRKALYQVATRLHENPSRSQHLILSSSANMHGGMFVAANAGAPVLGLYGNYKGGWSSSFYPDQRDESSAKEFSLRLVCPTANIGGVIGKGGGIIKQIRQESRASIKVDSSGAEGDDCIIFISAKEFFEDQSPTMNAALRLQPRCSDKTEKESGDSVITTRLLVGRSQIGCLMGKGGAIISEMRNQTRANIRIISEDNLPKVAGEDDEMVQITGSLEVASNALLQVILRLKANLFGRDGALTAFPPALPYIPMSLDTSDGSKYGSRDSQSRGRGYTSSSSGYGSRDVHPSDSYGSNGGSLIGGESSYGAYGGFSSGRSGGAGLSGQNPVSQRKHHGY, encoded by the exons ATGGCTGGTCAAAGGAATGACTACGGCAAAAGATCACAGCACTCACAATCTGATTATGGCGGGGGTAAAAGAAGAAACCCCGGAGATGACCCTTCTGACCAGAATACTATTACTAATGAAGATACAGTCTATCGTTATTTATGCCCTTTGAGAAAGATTGGCAGTATTATTGGTAAAGGTGGAGAGATTGCTAAGCAATTAAGGGCGGATAGTAAGTCAAATATTAGGATTAGTGAGGCAATGCCGGGTTATGATGAGCGAATTGTTACTATTTATAGTTCGAGTGAAGAAACTAATCTTTTTGGAGAAACTGGCGAGTATGTTTGTCCTGCTCAAGATGCGCTTTTTATGGTTCATGATAGGGTTATTGCTGAGGACTTGAACAATGCTGCTGccgaggaggaggagggagagGATAATTTTGGGGAGGTGCAGCAAGTTACGGTGAGAATGCTTGTGCCAGCGGATCAAATTGGGTGTGTTATTGGGAAGGGTGGACAAGTTATTCAGAATATAAGGAGTGAGACTAGTGCCCAGATTCGGATTACAAAGGATGATCATTTACCTCCTTTAGCTTTGAGTATTGATGAACTCCTCCTG ATACATGGAGAACCCTCTGCTGTGAGAAAGGCACTTTACCAAGTGGCAACCCGCCTTCACGAGAATCCATCTCGGTCACAGCACTTGATACTGTCTTCTTCAGCCAACATGCATGGTGGCATGTTTGTGGCTGCAAATGCTGGAGCCCCTGTTTTGGGTCTATACGGCAACTATAAAGGTGGTTGGTCATCATCATTTTACCCTGACCAGAGAGATGAATCTTCCGCGAAAGAATTCTCTCTTCGTTTAGTGTGTCCCACTGCAAACATTGGAGGTGTGATTGGGAAAGGTGGTGGTATCATCAAACAAATTCGACAGGAATCTAGGGCTTCTATTAAAGTTGATAGCTCAGGTGCTGAAGGAGATGATTGCATAATATTTATATCAGCAAAGGAG TTCTTTGAAGATCAATCTCCAACCATGAATGCAGCATTGCGCTTGCAACCACGGTGCAGTGACAAAACCGAAAAGGAATCAGGTGATTCTGTAATCACCACCCGTCTGCTTGTGGGAAGATCACAAATTGGATGTCTTATGGGAAAAGGTGGGGCAATTATCTCAGAAATGAGGAATCAGACAAGGGCAAACATCCGGATTATTTCAGAAGACAATCTTCCTAAGGTTGCTGGTGAAGATGATGAGATGGTGCAG ATCACCGGAAGCCTTGAAGTTGCTAGCAATGCTCTTTTACAAGTGATTTTGAGGTTGAAAGCCAATTTATTTGGAAGGGATGGAGCACTAACTGCATTTCCACCAGCACTTCCATATATTCCCATGTCACTAGATACATCAGATGGTTCAAAATACGGAAGCCGAGACAGTCAATCACGCGGACGTGGTTACACTTCTTCCTCTAGTGGATATGGATCTCGTGACGTGCACCCAAGTGATAGTTATGGAAGTAATGGAGGTTCACTG ATTGGTGGTGAAAGCAGTTATGGAGCATATGGTGGCTTCTCATCTGGTCGTTCTGGTGGTGCTGG GTTATCTGGTCAGAATCCTGTTTCCCAAAGAAAACATCATGGGTATTAA
- the LOC133695796 gene encoding uncharacterized protein LOC133695796: MSSKSIEDVKEQEFSDNAAENPVENDGDQKDLYQNGENPMLSPEQEEEIIKKKYGGMLSKKKPLISKDHERAFFDSADWALGKQGAQKPKGPLEALRPKLQPTPQHQMRSRRSAYAPADDDEVEDGSNHASPEHEKCESQGGGDKNSAPEDQTCIGGDDKNSATGVQTCNA, from the exons ATGTCAAGCAAGAGCATCGAGGACGTAAAGGAGCAAGAGTTCAGTGACAATGCTGCCGAAAATCCAGTCGAAAACGATGGTGACCAAAAAGACTTGTATCAAAATGGTGAAAACCCCATGCTCTCACCCGAGCAGGAG GAGGAGatcatcaagaaaaaatatgggGGAATGTTATCAAAGAAGAAGCCGTTGATATCTAAG GATCATGAACGAGCATTTTTTGATTCTGCTGATTGGGCACTGGGAAAG CAAGGAGCTCAAAAACCTAAAGGACCGCTTGAAGCTCTCCGCCCAAAACTTCAG CCCACTCCGCAACACCAAATGCGTTCAAGGCGCTCAGCTTATGCTCCTGCAGACGATGATGAAG TAGAGGATGGCAGTAATCACGCATCTCCTGAGCATGAGAAATGCGAATCACAAGGTGGGGGCGATAAGAACTCAGCTCCTGAAGATCAAACCTGCATTGGTGGAGACGATAAGAACTCTGCTACTGGTGTTCAAACCTGCAATGCCTAG
- the LOC133696323 gene encoding photosynthetic NDH subunit of lumenal location 2, chloroplastic, translating to MSSFTANTPTLLHAQKNITNKPRNHQPKRSAPIIKASISPLESVTNRRKIVTFLSTSLALGQLHGTTTTAPPAALAEKWGTRSLLWEHFFQPDLSPEDAVARITQTAEGLHSIRDMLESMAWRYVMFYIRQKQAYLSKDLKNAFSTLPSSRREDYVKKANELVDNMDEFDSYVRTPRVYESYLYYEKTLKSIDDIVAILGEN from the exons ATGAGCAGTTTCACAGCTAACACCCCAACTCTCCTCCATGCCCAGAAGAACATCACCAATAAACCTCGGAATCATCAACCCAAACGCTCAGCTCCAATAATCAAAGCATCAATTTCACCCCTAGAAAGTGTGACCAACAGAAGGAAAATCGTAACTTTTTTATCCACTTCACTAGCACTAGGCCAGCTACATGGCACCACAACCACCGCGCCACCAGCAGCACTAGCTGAGAAATGGGGCACACGTTCATTACTATGGGAACATTTTTTTCAGCCTGACTTATCACCGGAAGATGCAGTTGCAAGAATTACCCAAACTGCCGAGGGCCTCCATAGCATAAGAGACATGCTAGAGAGCATGGCCTGGAGGTATGTCATGTTTTACATCAGGCAAAAACAAGCATATCTTTCCAAGGATCTGAAAAATGCTTTCTCTACGTTGCCTTCGAGTCGCCGGGAAGATTATGTTAAAAAGGCTAACGAGTTGGTTGATAATATGGACGAG TTTGATTCTTATGTTCGGACGCCGAGAGTATATGAATCGTACCTGTACTACGAGAAGACATTGAAATCAATAGACGATATTGTGGCAATTTTAGGAGAGAACTAG